In Miscanthus floridulus cultivar M001 chromosome 8, ASM1932011v1, whole genome shotgun sequence, the sequence TTACACGAAGATAAACGATTCAGGCAAAAGTCCGTGCTACAGTGATTCAAATAGTAAAACTTACAGGAAAAGAATTAAACATATTAATGCAAAAATGGATAATCACTAAACTTATATTTAAATCAATACAAAAGAAACAGTACAGCCCTTGTTCGCAAAAGAGGAGAAAAGCTCTGATGCAAGTAGTCAACCTTAAACCCATATGTTTTACATATAAACAATTTTTCATTGCTTCCATTATGAATAAGTAAACATCCAGTCACTGATATAGAAATATTCCAGGTTAGTCCCTCAGGCTGAAAAATTAATCATTGACTACTAAGAAGTATTGACCAAGTGTGTCCTCTCATTTATCTGAAAAATGTATATGTAGAGGACTAGGTTTGAGCTAACAGTACAACTTATCAGCAGGGTCACAATATCTCATATACGGATAGCTAATGTACTCTTTACATGCTGAGCATAAGAAATTGACAGACAAATGGAAAGAAACAAAATGAATAAGCTTCTGATGATACTTCtttctttgttttgtttgtttacACGTGGACTTATCTATCCATTAAAGTACTAACTAGTGGCATAACTATTGCAGTAATTGACCAGAATGACCAAGATATTTTGTTAGAAATCATATTTCCACAATCACTGATGACCAGTAGGTCCATAAATAATCTTCATCAAATATCCTTGTTTCACAATCACATATCCTGGTATGATGAATTAAGTAACTTATAATTTAGTAACTTATTGTTATGGACCTTGGTGTGGCCCAAGAACCTGCCTGCCCAACCTTGACCCAGGGAGGCACAGGAACTGTGCACGTGCACTGTAGTATGCATGCAGGTTTATGATTCTAATGCGTGATTACTTACCCATTTGGTTCAGTAGGGTTATATCAGGTAGCCTCCGGATTATTCCAGATTGCAAGTTTGTAATTGATTGCTTAGGGGTTATGTTACTTGATTGTATAAAGAGAGGCAGCCTAACAAGGAAGGGCAAGCAGGAATCAAGGGGTAAGTGCCTTGTGCCCTCATCTCTTTGCCACCGCCTAGCCATTGCCTCTCTCTCACCCGGGTGCACGCCTACGGCATATGCTCTAGTCAGCTTCTCCCTTGTGTGATGCCTCTCTCCCTCAGCAATTCCCTCTCATGGATGCATGCCCATAACACATAAGTGCGAAGTAGAAGTATGGACCAGGTTAAATCTGAAAAGCAAAGTATCACAATTGTACCAGTGAAGGACTTTCGTAGGTATCACCAAGTCCAATTTTCCTCAACCCGCCAGCAGCAGTTAAAGAAACTTCACCAGAAGCTCCTGAGAAGACATTGCACTGGATCTGAATGAAGCAAAGATTCAATTAAATACATTGATAACCCATGAGACTGCAACTAACAAAAAGCATAAAGAAGAATAATCTAATTCGCAAGGAAAAAGAATGGAAGACCATAGCTTCCAGAACACATCAAGGAAACAAGGAGCAACAATCATTTGGTAATCTTCGTTGCTGAGCACTAATTAATTTTTTACAGAAGATATTACAAATATAACAGACCAGACCACAACATACTTGCAAAATTCACCATACAGACATGAATCTGACTGAGACTTAGACACGCAGCGATCAATACCATCATGACTGGGTGGCTGGCACAAAAGACTAATTGAAAAGAGCAATTTTCATAAGCAGCTACAAGAATTTGCAGCAAATTCTATATTGTACACTATACGTCAGCAGAATCATGATTCCTTATCAATTCAACACTAAAAAGAAGGGTAAagattattatttttttaattgtGGGATGAAATCATGCCTTCTTATTCCAAATAATACACGATTTCATTTGATAATATAATGAATTTATGGCATCATAACTAATAGAGGATCAGAGGGCACAATGATTACAGATAACACACCCAATACCACTTTCTTGGAAAACCTCCACCCCAGTTCTTTTCTGAGTAAGATGGagcattttcaaattcaaaccgtTCTCCATCCCATTCTATCCATCCTGAAAAGTCCACATATCACTGTTGTTAATACTACTCCACACTGGAAGGAAGGTATTGAGAGGAATAATAATATGGCATGCTACAGATTATTTCAGAAATTTCCAATTAAACGCATGGCTCAAGGAAGCAATTATGCAAATAGCAGGAGATCAAGTCATGTTCCATAGGGCATACCAACCAAACAGTTCAAAACTTACATATGTATATGATGCCATTTTAAATCTTCTACTAACTATTCATCCAGATGCACCACAGAAAAAACACACAATTTTTAAACAGGTTCATATGCTCCAAATGGATAGGACCTATGGCCGAACTTACATGTCAATCTTATGAGAAAGAAGGTGTGTACACAAAGAGAGAAAGAAGCATGGGAAACCCCAGGGCACaccaaaaaaaataaaactagAAGTATACCCCACGCGTTGCCGCaggattttcttaaaaataaatctGTTATATACATAGCATTATTATAGATATTCTTGTATAATGTGTATACACATATATGATTTTGACTTGCATGTTATTTCATTTTACTGTATCAGATCAGGTAAAAAATTGGCAAGGTAATAGAAGAAAAACCAATAGAATATTTGATTACATTATAGAAGAATGGGTGATGAAACAAATAGCGTATGTAGATGACTTGTATGTTAATAGATTAAAGATTTAAAGTATTTCACATGATAGAGATGACATGGACattttttgtaattaataaggGATGACATGGACTTAGTGGAGAATGATGTGGACACCTTGCATGAACATTTAGTGGGGTCACTTAGTGGGAAATGATGTGGACACCTTGCATGAAGAGAGAAATATcttgtggggtttagctttataagagttatagattttactgTCATGACCGACAAAAAATGCAGACAGTGAGGCAACAAAAGAAACTCTTAGCAGATACCTCAAATTCTTAAGAGGGCTAAAGATAGAACACAATTGGAGAGAAGTAATTTGATGGAAGATAAGAACAATCTTAGAGTGGACCAGCTGCACTCCAGATATGACTACATGCTACTAGGATTTTTGCAAGAATTACTAAAAAGTAAAAGGACGCAAAAACTTTCACATGCATCATTAAGAAGTACAAATCagccaaagggcgcctagctcaaacggttaggtgacccagcggcactcctcaggtcctgggttcgactccccgtgggagcggatttcaggctgaggttaaaaaaatcccctggcgggggttcgggggttttcttgatctgtgtgagaagatcttcttaacggaaaacccgggggccgtcataaccccctgcaggtcgagttttttttttaagaagTACAAATCAACAGTGCTATTGTGCATCATAGTTTATGAACGAGACGTGAACTCAGCAACGCAATAGTGGAATATTGGCTGTCTAACAAGAACAAATCTATGAATAGCAGGTCTATCAGTAACTCAGTATCTTTATTTTTCTGAGCACAAAGACAAACCTGTGGACAAGCCACCAGCCATGCATATTTGCCAATGAGGTTCAAAGAAAGGAAAAGCTGCAAGCCAACCAGCTGTGGACAACTGCTTAGATTTGACATCACCCCACCCATAAACTGGACGAGTGCTGTACTCCCAGCGAGCTGTTTGGACATTTGGCACATACTTTGACCTGCGAAGGTACAACTAGCTCACATCAATCAGAGAAACAAAAGTACCGATCTAATATTGTGTTTTTGTGTGCTAGCCTCCCTATTGTTGCAGGTGATTTGCTAGTTTTTAGTTGCAACAAGATCAAGAGAGCACAACTGTTATAAAGTTCAGACTAGTGCTATAAAAATGAGTAATCATTTTCTAAATTTTCCTGGCACTTTCTAACAAGATGTAGTCAAACGTCCTGTACAGAAGATGCCTATTGAGTCACGGCTGTGCTGCAggcttcttaatgaaatgacacaaaGCTCTCTTGCGttgttcgagagaaaaaaaacagATGTGCTACAGGCTGTCACTATGAATGCCTTTTGTGGTGCTCCACTGGAGTGAAGGCACTCCAGGAGCTGCTGGTCAGGTCATTTACTGGGGGATAATACTCCTAGTCTTGGCACCTAATTGGTCACCTGCTGTTAAAAAGGgccatttgtttcttgttttctcttgtttgtggtgtggctgtgTCAGTGAGTTTTGTCTGTGTTTTTGGGCGACTTTTGTCACTCTTGCGTACTCTCTTCTTTCTTAATGAAATGGTACAACTCTCTTGCATGTTTGAGAAATAAAAAAGATGTTGCCTATTATCATCTTGAACTGGGAGCATAGTTAAACTTCTAACTTTTGCAAAATATACAAATGTTAACAAAGAGAAGTCACTATTACATATTGAAGGGGCAAAACAAATGTTAAGCAACTgggcctgttcgttggttggggctggtgctggtttgggctgactggtgctggttttttgtgagaggaaaacactgttggctggctggtttgggctgactgaaaccaacaagcgaacaggctgactgtTGTTGCAGTGCTATGCAAGCAGCCTAATAATAGCAAAAACAAATCTTTAATAAGATGAGATATAACATGCCTTCCATCATCACGTATGAAACCCTGATGCCAGATTGGGGTGACTTGAAACCCTTCCAAAACACGTTTAGAGAAATCCTATAACCGTTGAGTATCCAATGAGAACCCTTTACATGTTACAAAATTTCGATAGAATAAAACAATAAACCAGCAGAAATACCAAATATCATGTATGAACAAAAGAACAGGAAATTTCATATTCCCCAGTCATTCTTTAATTAAAATAAGATATAGTGATATTAAAGGATTACAATTGTATACATTGTATACATCAATGGAAACCCATCTTCTCAAGGAAGACATAGGATAATGGACAGAATCAATACATAAATTGGTGATACATGTTCCCAAAAGTATCTTcaccaaaaataaaataaaatgaatgGCATTGAAGCATGAATAATATCATATTTTCCGTACTTAAAAGTTAACAGAAGAAAAGTAAACATAATATTTATATTAGTATATATAATCAATATTATTATCAAAATCAAAGATATTGCACTTCAGCAACTATCAAGTTAAACTATCACGGACAAACAACGATTCCTTATTGTGCCACCTTGATAGACAGATATGGAGTAGCTAAGTGTATGTCATCCAATGTGCTTTGTGGTTCAGTAAGGAGCTCTGTGTAGTGCAAAGTAAGTACTTCATATCATGTTATGAGTCCTTGGATTTCAAAAGAAGACATAAAACATCTACCTGAGGGGGCATCTCCCCTTGCGGGGGAGTTGACTCTTTATTGGGAATGAAAGTGTTTCCCAGCATTAGTTCATGCCTACCTATCCAAATACAGCTTATTAGTTGGGAATTCAACAACCAGTGATGCATTACTAAAGTTCCATGAAACCAGGAAAAGCAACACTAATTGTTAATAGAAAAAACTGAAACGCACCAAATTTATATTTTAATATGCAGTTTATTACTTTATTTTACTTTGCAGTGATTAACCATAGTCACAAAGTTTCCGGGTTGACGGGGTCGAGGTACGAGGTCGCGGAACGTGGTACGCTACTTGCAAGAGATTTTTACACTTCGGGTCGACAATGAACCCACAAACCTGGGTTGGGGTCGACAAACCCAGGTCGAGGGTCGAAGACATCGAACCCGTTTTATGTGACTTTGTGATTAACCACGCCCTATTAAAAAGTAGCAGTCTTTGCCCACGAAGGCATGCAGTTGagcttatataaagaaatagcaacCTAGCAAACTGTAGAGAGATACAAAAACACAGGGTAGCTCCTCTCAACCAGAGGTCAGGAGAACCTTGGTCCACCAGGTAGGAATTCCCTTAATCAATATCATCAAGGTATAATCAACCAGAGATGATAGAGTACTTTTACATACATAGTTAGCTTTTTATAATAGGTTTTCAACCGAGAGTAACCGTTAATCTACATCAGATGTGATTTGTGATTAGTTTTGTCACACTCCCTCCATTTCATAATGTTCGTCCAATCCCATCGTGAAGAAAAACAAGTGCTCCAAATTTAGGAAAAGTTAATGAAATGAACATGCATGCCCCTATCGAAATGCATGCTACAATTGTTCAACATCTTTTCAACGGCTAAATATAGGTTTCCTCGATGAAAAATAATTGTGGAACAAAGCTTCCTAAAAAATGAACAGATATTGCCAAATGGAGATAGTATTAACATGATTTTCACCATGTTTTACAAATATTCACATTCACATCAGAAGCTGAGTTGTAGACACATTATTGTGACTTTGCCAAGGTCTTAACATTTTGTGGAAGGAAAAAGTAGTTAAACATTCAATAAAAATGTGCTTGGACCCATGATAAACTAAAAGGGGTCATGTAGTGGAACAAAACAATCAAATGTCTAAAGTGGCCCTAAGTTGCTCATAAGAATACATCATGGCATGTCCACAACTAGTATCATGAAGACCTCCAATTTTGTGGTGGCTAGTAGTGCACTACATTTTCGCTGGAACTGGACCATGAGATATGAATTTCATGTATAAACGCCATGACACAATACTAGTTCATTCAAATAGGGTAAGAACAGTAGCACTAACTTGATTTTCTGAAGTTCATTGCAAATCTTAAATCTGCATGAACTTGCAGTGCAGTACCACATTGTACATGCTATGAATTTATCATGCTAACCTGTTTCTAACTACAGAGTTTCCATACAACAAAGTAAAAATAAAACAGtaacaacaaaaggacagagaGACTGAGCAAGAAGCTTACTTCCCCAAAAATTGTTTGATTTCTCAGAGAACTGGCATATGTACTTATCGTCCGCGCCAAGGATTTGTGCTCCCACACCAGTAAAGCGTGGACCATATACCAACTTGTCCAAATCACTCATACCATCACGGAAGAGAGGGTTCTCGACAGAGTACATAAAGCAGAAACTCTGCCTGCACTCTGGAATCGACACCTTGAAGTACCATCCTTCGAAGAAAGGTCGAGCTGTGCCATCAAAGTGGTACCTGAAAAAATTGTCCAGCCACATTTAAGTATTCTGTCTCAGGCTTTTAGCGCTTGATGGTAGCAGCGTGTAACAAGAATGAGGGTAACAAAATAGCAGCATTGTGGATAATCTGAGCCCTGTTGAATGGGCGTGAACTGCGAATTGGAGCTCTGAAATGACCACATTCATGCCCCTAAATACCAAGCAAATGTGACGATGTGTTGGCTGATTCAATAAATTTAGGGTATTTGGTTTGAGGAATCAAACCATTCTAGATAAGGTGGTGCATCCTGAGTTCAGTTCTTTAAATTTGGTGGAATGATAGAAATATGGTGAAACAATACTAGTACTGGTGATAATGGATCAACTCATTCTACTCCACAGaccaaacaaaaacaaaatatggAGTTAGAAATGATGGACTAActcattcttcaaaccaaacaccATCCTAGACTCCCCAGCTGGACTCCAGGAACACTACCGAATCTCAGAACCCCGAGACGCGTGGCGCTTACCCGCTATGCGGCGTCCGGAGAGGCCGGTCCTGCGGCGTGGGCGCATAgatgagcgccgccgccgccgaggatgaggaggaggtaaAGGAGGCCGCCGAGCTCGAGGCCGCGAGTGGGACGACCCCGCGGCGGCAGTGTCGGCGGCCGCTCCGTGGGAGCACGACGCCGGAACGCGGCGTCACGGGCGGCAGGGTGGCTGCGGCGGCGAGGTCCATGGGAGCAGTATAGTCCAGTCGCCGAGCGGGCGGAGCGGCCACGGTCCAcgggtttttctttttctttgttgtGGGTTTCACAAAGCGTGCGCCA encodes:
- the LOC136476216 gene encoding tocopherol cyclase, chloroplastic is translated as MDLAAAATLPPVTPRSGVVLPRSGRRHCRRGVVPLAASSSAASFTSSSSSAAAALIYAPTPQDRPLRTPHSGYHFDGTARPFFEGWYFKVSIPECRQSFCFMYSVENPLFRDGMSDLDKLVYGPRFTGVGAQILGADDKYICQFSEKSNNFWGSRHELMLGNTFIPNKESTPPQGEMPPQDFSKRVLEGFQVTPIWHQGFIRDDGRSKYVPNVQTARWEYSTRPVYGWGDVKSKQLSTAGWLAAFPFFEPHWQICMAGGLSTGWIEWDGERFEFENAPSYSEKNWGGGFPRKWYWIQCNVFSGASGEVSLTAAGGLRKIGLGDTYESPSLIGIHYEGQFFEFVPWTGTVNWDIAPWGRWKMFGENKTHLVEIEATTTEPGTALRAPTIEAGLVPACKDTCYGDLRLQLWEKKYDGSKGEMILDATSNMAALEVGGGPWFNGWKGTTVVNEVVNNIVGTQIDVESLVPIPFLKPPGL